A stretch of the Gossypium hirsutum isolate 1008001.06 chromosome D07, Gossypium_hirsutum_v2.1, whole genome shotgun sequence genome encodes the following:
- the LOC107954989 gene encoding receptor-like protein 7: MGQLLQHFLLKCLLFLILSHFLTQCVSSVLRSCLDSERSALLRLKDGFILNRSASYDTLAYPKVSSWKLEGQVGGDCCSWDGIECDDNTGHVIGLDLSSSFLYGSINSNNSLFQLHHLRRLNLSDNNFNRSEIPSAIGNLTRLSRLDLSSSGFTGQIPYEVLLLSNLVILDLSRNRLELRNPSLKSLSERLLNLKILDLDMVNVSSTIPQSLANLSALTYLSLDACELHGSFPIEVFQLHHLRRLSLSDNDFNGSEIPSAIANLTRLSRLDLSSSGFTGQIPYEVLQLSNLVRLDLSGNPLELRNPSLKSLSERLLNLKILDLDMVNVSSTIPQSLANLSALTYLSLEDCELHGTFPTSLANLTQLTYLSLAGNEFSPATLPWLTQLTKLTALNLDSTNSYGEVLSYLKNLTKLTYLTLTRNQFSERIPSWFGNLTGLNTLALGSNEFWGSIPKSIFTLKNLVDLDLYGNHLSGTYKLESFLNLKKLKTLQLSSNQFSLLSTTVINVTVPKFTLLTLASCNLSKFPSLLSSQDKLKLLDLGGNKIHGCIPKWIWGLSGQTLQVLDLSENFLTGFDQTTVVPQWINLRELDLGSNKLQGSLPIPPASIYNYFISNNLLKGEISSIICNLTSIAVLDLSNNSFSGMLPPCLGNLSKSLSVLDLQNNNFSGPIPRACEKGSALRMIDLSQNQLNGRIPRSLVNCNMLGFLNLGNNQIEDTSPSWLGRLPELRILILRHNGFHGAIGEPKSNEFPKLRILDLSFNKLTGCLRSRHFQRWKAMKVVDIGKLRYLEADISFKAGERSWVHDFSYSMTMTKAGVETKYERIQDILVAIDLSSNKFDGCIPEDIQMLKALQFLNLSNNFLSGPIPSSLANLSNLQALDLSRNKLSGEIPQELVQLTFLGFFNVSHNQLTGPIPQGKQFGTFENNSFEDNLGLCGNPLSKKCYPEGLSPPPPSLSKKEDGEDSWLQFGWKAIMLGYGSGVVNGLVLGYLFNPMKHKLFVKYFGRKMQNRRRGRMN, encoded by the coding sequence ATGGGGCAGTTATTACAACACTTTCTACtaaaatgcttactctttttAATTCTCTCTCATTTTCTTACTCAATGTGTTTCTTCTGTGCTGCGATCTTGTCTGGATTCTGAACGCTCTGCTTTGTTGCGGTTGAAGGATGGCTTCATTCTTAATCGGTCAGCTTCTTATGATACTTTAGCTTATCCGAAAGTTAGTTCATGGAAACTTGAAGGACAGGTCGGTGGGGATTGCTGCTCTTGGGATGGAATTGAGTGCGATGATAACACTGGTCACGTTATTGGACTTGATCTCAGCAGTAGTTTCCTTTATGGCTCTATCAACTCCAACAACAGCCTTTTCCAGCTCCATCACCTTAGAAGGCTCAACCTTTCGGACAATAACTTCAATCGCTCTGAAATCCCTTCTGCAATTGGTAACCTTACAAGGCTATCACGGTTGGACCTCTCCTCGTCTGGCTTTACAGGTCAAATTCCATATGAAGTTCTATTGCTTTCAAACCTGGTGATACTTGATCTCTCTAGGAATCGATTAGAGCTCCGAAACCCAAGCTTGAAAAGTTTATCCGAGAGGTTATTGAACCTCAAGATTCTTGATCTTGACATGGTAAATGTATCGTCGACAATCCCTCAGAGTTTGGCAAATTTATCTGCTTTAACATATCTCTCTCTTGACGCTTGTGAATTGCATGGTTCATTTCCTATTGAAGTTTTCCAGCTCCATCACCTTAGAAGGCTCAGCCTTTCGGACAATGACTTCAACGGCTCTGAAATCCCTTCTGCAATTGCTAACCTTACAAGGCTATCACGGTTGGACCTCTCCTCGTCTGGCTTTACAGGTCAAATTCCATATGAAGTTCTACAGCTTTCAAACCTGGTGAGACTTGATCTCTCTGGGAATCCATTAGAGCTCCGAAACCCAAGTTTGAAAAGTTTATCCGAGAGGTTATTGAACCTCAAGATTCTTGATCTTGACATGGTAAATGTATCTTCAACAATCCCTCAGAGTTTGGCAAATTTATCTGCTTTAACATATCTCTCTCTTGAAGATTGTGAATTGCATGGTACATTTCCCACTTCCCTTGCCAACCTTACCCAGCTCACTTACCTCTCTCTAGCTGGAAATGAATTTAGCCCTGCCACTTTGCCTTGGCTTACTCAGCTAACCAAACTAACCGCATTGAATTTAGATTCTACAAATTCATACGGTGAAGTCCTATCTTATTTAAAAAACCTTACCAAGCTTACATATTTGACACTTACCCGGAATCAATTTTCTGAACGAATCCCATCTTGGTTTGGTAATCTTACTGGGCTGAACACTTTGGCTCTCGGTTCGAATGAATTTTGGGGTTCGATACCAAAATCAATCTTTACACTGAAAAATCTTGTAGATCTTGATTTATACGGTAACCACCTCAGCGGCACCTACAAATTAGAATCCTTTCTAAATCTTAAAAAGCTGAAGACGCTTCAACTGTCTAGTAATCAGTTTTCATTGCTCAGTACAACTGTTATTAATGTTACTGTTCCAAAGTTTACCTTGTTAACATTGGCTTCTTGCAACTTATCCAAGTTCCCGAGTTTACTTTCGAGTCAAGACAAACTGAAGCTTCTTGATCTTGGTGGTAACAAAATCCATGGGTGTATCCCCAAATGGATATGGGGCTTATCTGGTCAAACTCTTCAAGTTTTAGATTTAAGTGAAAACTTTCTTACAGGTTTCGACCAAACAACTGTTGTCCCTCAATGGATCAATTTAAGAGAGTTGGACCTTGGCTCTAACAAGCTACAAGGATCCCTTCCAATTCCACCCGCTTCCATTTACAATTACTTTATTTCAAACAACTTATTGAAGGGAGAAATCTCATCAATAATCTGCAATCTGACCTCTATCGCTGTACTTGACCTATCAAATAACAGCTTCAGTGGCATGCTTCCACCATGTTTGGGCAACCTAAGCAAATCACTTTCAGTACTAGATCTCCAAAACAATAACTTTAGTGGCCCTATTCCTCGAGCATGTGAAAAAGGAAGCGCATTGAGGATGATTGATCTTAGTCAAAATCAATTGAATGGACGTATTCCGAGATCACTGGTTAACTGCAACATGCTAGGGTTTCTTAATTTGGGAAATAATCAAATAGAGGATACGTCTCCCTCTTGGTTGGGAAGGCTTCCAGAGTTGAGAATTCTCATCCTACGGCACAATGGATTTCATGGTGCAATTGGAGAACCAAAATCCAATGAGTTTCCAAAGTTGCGAATACTTGATCTTTCCTTCAATAAATTGACAGGTTGTTTACGATCTCGTCACTTCCAAAGATGGAAGGCCATGAAAGTTGTTGATATTGGCAAGTTAAGGTACTTGGAGGCAGACATTAGTTTTAAAGCGGGAGAAAGAAGTTGGGTTCATGACTTTTCCTACTCAATGACAATGACAAAGGCAGGCGTGGAAACAAAATACGAGAGGATTCAAGATATCTTGGTAGCCATTGATCTGTCAAGCAATAAATTTGATGGCTGCATTCCAGAAGACATTCAAATGCTAAAGGCACTTCAGTTCCTCAACCTTTCCAACAATTTTCTTTCAGGTCCAATTCCATCATCATTGGCAAATCTCTCTAACCTCCAAGCTTTGGACCTTTCTCGAAACAAGCTGTCCGGGGAGATCCCCCAAGAGCTGGTGCAACTCACTTTCCTTGGATTTTTTAATGTCTCTCATAATCAGCTGACCGGTCCCATACCGCAAGGCAAACAATTTGGTACGTTCGAAAACAACTCATTTGAGGACAACCTAGGATTATGTGGAAATCCATTGTCAAAGAAATGCTATCCCGAAGGCTTATCACCACCGCCGCCGTCATTGTCAAAGAAAGAAGATGGTGAAGATTCATGGCTTCAATTTGGGTGGAAAGCAATCATGTTGGGATATGGAAGTGGGGTAGTGAATGGACTAGTTCTCGGTTACCTCTTCAACCCGATGAAACATAAGTTGTTTGTCAAGTATTTTGGAAGAAAGATGCAGAATCGGAGGAGGGGTAGGATGAATTAA